The following DNA comes from Tachypleus tridentatus isolate NWPU-2018 chromosome 9, ASM421037v1, whole genome shotgun sequence.
cgaatttacaatgctaaaatcaagagttcgattacCTTCGGTGGACATAccaggtagcctgatgtggctttgctataagaaaaaacattatcctaataatgtataaaaaagaGTGCTTTTATCCCGTTAATGTTATCATTTCTTTACAATAGGCGTGGTAACAGGTAAAAACATACAATTTACCTCTGTGATTTGATATGTAAACCACACAAGTCATGACTGATATAACATCAAGCCGATTATTAAAGGGTTAACATTCATTTACTTGTATTGAAGAAGAACCAATACCTAAAGCTACTCTCAAGCTTTTAtggattaaaacatttaaaaaggaTGAGAGCATATACGATTGTTGTTTAAGTGACTGTTTTATTTCCtctctaggcctggcatggccagatggattaaggcgttcgaatcccggtcgcaccaaacatgcttgccctttcagccgtgtgggcgttataatgtgacggtcaatcccattatttgttgataaaagagtagcccaagagttggcggtgggtagtgatgactagctgccttccctctagtcttacactgctaaattaggaacggttagcgcagatagcccttgagtagcttttcgcgaaattcaaaaacaaaactaacaaacaaacaaatttcctcTATTTACatagatattttcagttttttataagCATCACATAAtacgtttatattatttttttctaatgtacAACATATGACTTCCCATATCTAATATCACGCTCAACACTTACGTGGGTTTTAATGTGCATAACACTTACCTGGGTTTCTAATATCACGCACAACATTTACACGCGTTTCCAATGTCATGCATAATATACCAGCACAGACGTTTCATTTCTTTTGATAATGTTATACTTCGTTAATGAAGTACTTtgtgatgttacatattttatttcttaatactgagtctaaataaattatttctaataactgtaAATTTAAACTTTCAATTTGACGTAAAGTTTGGGGGTTTCTcgtaaaagttaaaatgaaattaaattaacCCATTCAAACTGGAACAAggaattaatttagaaatttgATCAAAAATCACTTGATATTCAGAAACGTTGACcaaatacacaaaacattcaaaaacGTTTATGAAATGCCATATAACATTTAGAAACATTGAACATTagcttaacaataaaataatttgatgaaaggtaatatataacatttagaaACATTGCTTAAAAGGCATATGATGTCCAAAAATACTGTTTGAAATTGTAGAACACTCGAAAATATTGTTCAAAGGTTACATAAATGAAGAAACGTTAAGCATagtaatatatcatttaaatacGTTGAACACTTAACTTTGATAAATGGTCATATAACATTTAGATACATTACTTAAAGCTCATATATTATCCAGAAATATTGATTAAAAGCCATTTAGCATAAAGAAACATTGAACAAAAGTCATACAGCATTCACAAGTCTTATGAAAGGTTATATAACATTCAGAAATGTTGAAAAAagtcataaaagtaatttttgatgacgagaaacccgcttgaaataccagccgttctgagatacaaagtcATAAAAGGTCATTAAACGTTTAAACACGTTGAGCAAAAGCCACGTTACATTCAGCAACGTTAATAAAAACGCATTTAATATTCATAGACATTGCTGAAAGGTTATATAGCatcaataaactttaaaataaaagctCTATAACAATCAGAACATTACttaaaaaacatataatacaCCTATTCATTATCGTTTCGGTAACCTTTTAAAGATTTCGGCTGAGATACAACTTTAAACCAACTTTAGAAAATAAGATATCTATGTTGTGATATTTACCTAGTACTGTGAGAAGATGGAAATATAGAAACAAATCTCTGGTAAAAACCTACATCAGTTAGAGTtagtgactttgttataagaaatacatattttacaaaataaaacaatatagcaaattatacaaaaaaaaagttgaaagtatgttttctatttttcaacGTGGAGAACGTTTGGACATGTTATGGaattaattacttgtttgtttcgtCGTCTTGGATGTGTATTAGACTTGTCAAGAATATATACAGAGACAACACCTACATTTGTATCTAAAGAACCAGTCAACTGATCTGCCTTGTACTTATTTCATGTCATCTTATTTTTTACATGCtacttacgtttttttttaagtataatgacatacaatgttttaaatgtaaaggTGTAAGTCAAAATGATTTGATTCAGGTATCCATACTGACGAATATCTGGGACAGTATTAAGTGTAGAAAAGCTAAATCTCTCGAATCTGTTGTACAAGGTATTGCAAATTATACGTTGTTCTAAAATGTTACTGTAATAAGGTGTTTTTACAAAATGTTCTCTTACCTCCAAATATTGGAGAAAAGCTCTTTAATTATTGGTTTCTACCCTAAAACATTgtacaaatacaataataaacgTAGTATTGAAATCCGTATTtagatgtaaaaatatttcatagtttttgtttaattggATCTTGTTCCTACTTTCAGGATTAGGTCAGCTAGGGCTAGAATCCATCAGCTCCTCTTCAGCTCTATCACATCTCAGTCATCCGGATCATTCGGTCATGTCCTCGACAGAGGCCTCAGTTGGTGCCGTGCCACCGCATAAGGCCTCGTCGGCCCTCGTTCCGCACAGCGTGGCCGGCAAAGGATCAGCTTCAGTACTGGAAAGGCTAGGCCAAGCAGGTGTTCCTACCGATAATGACGATGTTTCTACCCGGTTAAGCGCATCTCCAACAATTAGTGAAGCCTACACAACGCGGGCCGTTGCAGAGGAGTCGGAAAGTGAGTTTGGCGGAGTCGCTTCCGACATTTCCAGGTGTAACAGCGTTGACATTCAGTCTGAGAGCAATCAAGGTCTGAGTTCGGAGTCTTTAGCAGTCACAGAAGTTTCCACTGACAATACCGGTGATAAGAAAACTGACAGTACCGAACACCCATCAGATCAGGCTCCAAAAAAACGTAAACGTCGCGTTTTATTCTCAAAAGCGCAGACGTACGAGTTGGAAAGGAGATTCCGACAGCAGCGGTATCTATCAGCGCCCGAGAGAGAACACCTTGCTAGTATTATCCGTCTGACTCCTACGCAGGTAAAGATTTGGTTCCAAAATCATCGCTACAAAACAAAGAGAGCGAGACAGGAAAAAGGCCTGGACACGAATCCTCTTCCTTCTCCACGCCGGGTCGCTGTGCCTGTTCTCGTCCGGGACGGGAAGCCCTGCCAGCCGCCGATGGGCAGCGGCTTGGTGAAGACTGACTCGACAGCACAAGCTATCCAACCTGGAATGAGTCTTTGTTTGTCTTCTGCCGAATTGACGTCCATGGCAAACATGGCAGCCACAGGGATGGGTACTTTTAACATGAACATGATACCGACTTACACACACCCTCTGATTCATCAAGCACGATGGTGGTGATACTGGATGCCGCTTACAAGTCCCCGAGTAGTGCCTTAAAGATCCGTACACTTCTAGACTGTGTATCGACTTGCAACTATGGAACTATCACTGATTCGGGCTTCTTTAGCCAAgcgttaatttttaaaaactagcCTCCAGAAGATGGGTAATCGCGGAACTTTGTTAACTTTTCGATTACTTGAAAAATAACCTTATTAGGTTAACCGGTACGCAATCTTACATGTCCTGTAGGTTACATTACGTATGCCTGAGAAAGGCACTTCAGTAAACTGGATATGAAGAACAAACTTGAAAAGTTTCTACAGTCCAGCGTGACGCTGCAGTAGTTCACAAACTTCACcttcaagaaaaagtaaaatttcataaatccaaaactgaaaaaaaaacccatcacgaacaaaattaaatatacagatGTAGTGTTAAGAGCCAATATTGGTGATCACTTTTCTAAACCTGGAGTGGTTGTGTTGTCTATCAAGTTGCTACTTACAACAATATGGTGAAAACGAACCGTTAATTTCTGGACTCTGTGAACAATGTTGTagaaattacttgtttttgtcAAGTTTGCTATCCAGTTTTAAACTAGTAATTTCTTTAAGGAAGATTAAATTTGACTTAAGTGTTTGACCTCCTGTGTAAacacaaatatgataaaaaaaaagactttaatGTGTTATGATAGTAGATTCTAAGAGAAGCAGAAAGTAATATGACGTAAGAGTTCCACTTTTACAGAGCTGAGGTTTGAATATTATCTTTAGAGCGAATCTTTGCTTTAATTGAAGCGAGTTTTTGTGGAATGGGTTTTATAATGTACACTCTTTTCGCATCAAGTTATATCAGTAAGATCATTAGCTATGTATATGTCTTTGTAAATAGAAATATAGAATACGTATGTTGCTGTAAAGCTGGAGTTATTCGTTGTTAATTAATTCAGACCAAATGATATGGTAAACACAAGTCAGAGTTAATTATTTATAACGATCAACAAATTAGTAGATCAAACTTACTAATTATTTAAAGAATGTGTAGTATGCTTGCTAAGTggcataaaaactgaaaaacatgttgcaaaacaaaatgtgaaagcATGTTCTTCTGATAACAAATATCACGACACGTTCGATGTAGAGTTAcaaatgtaatatttgaaatatcaaaaacactttatatttttctctagtatTAGTGGATTCAAAGAATTAGCAATCCCATAAAATAACTTCTTTCAACTGTCGTCTACCTGAAACATTGGGTGACAAATTTGGATCATCAACAGGTTAAGACTTTACACAACACTTACtgtaacaataaaacttttactttaccACCATCATCCACATAACACCAAATTACCTATTGTAATTCAGCAGAAGGATGTTGTcatagttttaaactttaaataatattcttCATACTGTCTTTTCTTGATGAACTAATTAACAGTTGTTACTTAGTAGAAGGATGCTAGGTTTAGTGACAATTTTCAGAGTGAAGTTTCTTGAAATAtcgattaattattttaatttagcagAAGGATACTGCcatacaattttaatgttttttattgtagtGTTTCCTTGAAaagctaaataatttttttcacttaaaagAAGGATGCTGTTATATAGGTTTTAGGTTTTGTTGGCGATTTCTTATAATAACATTTCTTGAAACatcagataattattttattttaccagaaGGATGCTGTTATATAGCCTTCTAGGCTTAGGTGACAACAACTTTAATGTTTCTACAAATCATTAACTGCTCATTACTTTACATTTGCAAGCGGTAACTATTATATAGCTTTTTAGATCTTCGAGACAattttacagtaatgttttctaaatactgtttgttgttgtttttttaatttcgcacaaagctacacgagggttatctgcgctagccgttcctaatttagcagtgtacgagtagagggaaggcaactagtcatcaacacctaccgccaacgcttgggctactcttttaccaacgaatagtgggattgaaagtcacattataacgctaccacggctgagatggcgagtatgtttggtgtaatggggattcgaacccgcgatcctcagattacgagtcgagtgccctaacttcCTGGGTCGTCactataagtaaaattattttatcctcGTAAAAAGGTACTGTCATATAGCTTTCTAGGCTTTAGTGACAGTTTTTCTTCAAAGTAATGTCTCTTGAAACATGTATTAACTAGTTTAATTTAGCAAGGGACACTGTCATATAGCTTTCTATATTTTAGTATCAATTCTTTGCAGTAATAGTTTGTGAAACATTGGATTGTTATTTGAACTTAACAGAAGGACACTGTTGTATTTAGTTCTATGTTTTAGTGGCaattgttttgaatgtttttcaatgataatgtattttgaaatatcgattaattattttaactaagtAGAAGGACGCTGCCACATTGCTTTCTAGGTTTTAGAGATAAGTTTTGTATTGATGGTTCTTAAAACTAGCTAATGATTTTAAGTTAGCAGAAAAACTCTGTCATACAGTTTTATAGGTTTCAGTAACAGATGGAGAGTAATGCTTTTTTAAACATCCGGTTAAGCATCTTAACTTTGCAGGGGAGTTTTTGAGGTTTACGTGACAACATTTTTATAGTAATGTTCCTTTAAATcggttaattattttaactttgcaGGGGGACATTCTTATATAGTTTACTAGGTTTTAGTGACAATTTTTACAGTaatgttttgattaattattttatcctGATAAAAGGGGACTTTCATATGATTTTCTAGGATTTAGTGACAAttttttatagtaatgtttcTCGAAACATCGATTACTTATTTGACCTTAGCAAGGAAAAGGTGTCATACAACTTTAGGTTTTCGACTTTGTTCTTTGGGTGGCCCAGTATAGTCAGGTGGTAAGGGccctcgactcctaatctgagagtcgcgggttcgaatccccgtcacataaaacatgGTCGCCttaccagccgtgggggcattaatatgtgacggtcaatctcagtatTTGTTGGccaaagaatagcccaagagttggcggtcggtggtgatgactagctgcctttcctctagtcatacactgctatattatgaacggctagcgcagatagctcccgtgtagctttatgcgaatttccaaaacagacaaaaataattcTTTCATAGCGATATTTTTTAAAACGTTGCTATATCATTCTAACTCGAAAGAAGGATTATGCAATATAACTTTCTATGCTTTAGTGgcattttataatgtttcatgaAACTTCGACCAATTTTGTTAGCAGTAGAGCTCTATCATGTATGTTAACTAGGTTTAATGACAATTTTTatagtaatgtttttaaatatagatttattaaatTTTCCTTGTAAAAATGTCATATGAATTTCTAGGCTGTAGTAACTTTTTTCACGAATATATTTCTTGGAACATCGATTACTTGTTATAACGTAACAGAGGAAGGGTATCTCTCAACTTTCTAGATTTTAGATTTAGTTCTTTGATAGCCATGTTTCTTAAAACGTCGCTTATTTATTCTAAGTCGATAGAAGGATTATGTTATATAGCTTTCTATGTTTTTAGTGCCATTTTTTCATGTcgatgtttctttaaatatcgGTTAATTATTTTAGCCTAG
Coding sequences within:
- the LOC143225619 gene encoding uncharacterized protein LOC143225619, with amino-acid sequence MKMSVTAKPSSFSVKDILDLPEVKQTSSPVRSGDSLVSSLVSSAPVALDTSLPEASFSYPSFCYNGICADSPYVRWLSSAEVLSSYTSLGLGQLGLESISSSSALSHLSHPDHSVMSSTEASVGAVPPHKASSALVPHSVAGKGSASVLERLGQAGVPTDNDDVSTRLSASPTISEAYTTRAVAEESESEFGGVASDISRCNSVDIQSESNQGLSSESLAVTEVSTDNTGDKKTDSTEHPSDQAPKKRKRRVLFSKAQTYELERRFRQQRYLSAPEREHLASIIRLTPTQVKIWFQNHRYKTKRARQEKGLDTNPLPSPRRVAVPVLVRDGKPCQPPMGSGLVKTDSTAQAIQPGMSLCLSSAELTSMANMAATGMGTFNMNMIPTYTHPLIHQARWW